A window of Mycolicibacterium holsaticum DSM 44478 = JCM 12374 genomic DNA:
CTGTCCACCGTGCCGTCGGTGATGCACGAGCTGCGCGAGATGCTGGGCCAGTACTGGCCCAGCGTCCCGCACGTGCTGATCGAACCGGGGGTGCGTACCGGCATCCCGCTTCTGGTCGACAACCCCAAGGAAGTCGGGGCCGACCGCATCGTCAACTGTCTGGCGGCCTTCCACAAGTACGGCACCGCGGCGATCGTGGTGGACTTCGGCTCGTCGATCTGCGTCGACGTGGTGTCTGCCAAGGGCGAGTTCCTCGGCGGGGCGATCGCCCCGGGCGTCGAGGTGTCCTCGGATGCCTCGGCCACCCGGTCGGCGGCGCTGCGCCGCGTCGAGCTGACCCGGCCCCGGTCGGTGGTCGGCAAGAACACCGTGGAGTGCATGCAGGCCGGTGCCGTTTTCGGGTTCGCCGGGCTGGTCGACGGCCTGGTGCAGCGGGTCCGCGACGATGTGGACGGCT
This region includes:
- a CDS encoding type III pantothenate kinase, with translation MLLAIDVRNTHTVVGLISGSGDHAKVVHHWRIRTEPEVTADELALTIDGLIGDDSEHLTGAAALSTVPSVMHELREMLGQYWPSVPHVLIEPGVRTGIPLLVDNPKEVGADRIVNCLAAFHKYGTAAIVVDFGSSICVDVVSAKGEFLGGAIAPGVEVSSDASATRSAALRRVELTRPRSVVGKNTVECMQAGAVFGFAGLVDGLVQRVRDDVDGFSGADVTVVATGHSAPLLLPDMRTVEHYDRYLTLSGLRLVFERNRDSQRGRLKQAR